The Dehalococcoidia bacterium genomic sequence GGCAAAGCCCATGACGCGCGCCAACTGCCCCCAATCGGCGTGGGTCTGCGCCTCTTTCCACAGCCGTCCCCCAATTAGGTAGTTCAGGTACGCCCACAGCCCCCATCCCAAAAGCCCCATCCCAATCCCCACAAGAAGCCCCACTACGCCCCCTTCCGTGAGCCCTCCGATCCCGGTGGCCAGGCTAGAGAGGACCACCACTACCATAGCCTGACCTGTGGCTTTAGAATCGGCCTCCACCTCCTCGTAAAGGGACGCGTCCAAACGGGCAGCACGCCACATACGATTGAGCATACCGCTGGTTCCTCCTGTGGTGGGCGGATTGTATTCCGCCCCGTTATATACCGTATCCAGTTGGACGAGGGTTTAGTTCACAAAGTGTACGACCCTTCGGCTCTCCTCCACTTCGTGGATTGTCTCTGCCAGCACCTCACAGAGGGTATCAAGGCCCCATCTGTGGGCGGCGGATACCAGAACCGTCTTCTCCCGCACGGACAGGCCTAACGCACTCACTGCGGGGGACACCTGCACAGGGGCGAGTTTATCCACCTTGTTAAGGGCCAACACCCGGGGCTTGGTGGCTAGCCCCAGGCTCTCCAGAGTTTCATCCACCACTTGAACCTGCTGCCGGGCATTGCGATGGGTTATGTCTACCACGTGCAGGAGCACGGTGGCCTCCTCC encodes the following:
- a CDS encoding YIP1 family protein, whose translation is MLNRMWRAARLDASLYEEVEADSKATGQAMVVVVLSSLATGIGGLTEGGVVGLLVGIGMGLLGWGLWAYLNYLIGGRLWKEAQTHADWGQLARVMGFASTPRLISVLALVPVPAFRFLVYLVATIWTWIAMVIAVRQALDYKSTLRAVVVTGLGWLVNAIVLTLVQVVLIDTLFGG